In the Streptomyces sp. f51 genome, one interval contains:
- a CDS encoding acyl-ACP desaturase, translated as MTITSPELGSPSAAWTDARLLYALEEVVETELNRHLKVAKDWMPHEYVPFSDARNFPGIFEDGEAWEKEQSKVTEIGRIALVVNLLTEDNLPSYHHEIASLFGRDGAWGTWVHRWTAEEGRHGIVMRDYLLASRAVDPDKLEAFRMQHMSEGFESDNRHSMLHSVAYVAFQELATRISHRNTGHQSGDPVCDRMLARIATDENLHMVFYRNLLKAAFELAPDLTMQAVRDVVVNFRMPGHGMPGFERMAAQMAIGEVYNMRIHHDDVLQPVLRHLKVLEIDGLGPEGIKAQEELGFFMGGLDAEASKFDEKLAARKARMAARAGA; from the coding sequence GTGACGATCACTTCTCCCGAACTCGGCAGCCCGTCGGCCGCCTGGACCGACGCCCGCCTGCTGTACGCGCTGGAGGAAGTCGTCGAGACGGAGCTCAATCGCCACCTGAAGGTCGCCAAGGACTGGATGCCGCACGAGTACGTGCCGTTCAGCGACGCCCGCAATTTCCCCGGGATCTTCGAGGACGGCGAGGCCTGGGAGAAGGAGCAGTCCAAGGTCACCGAGATCGGCCGGATCGCCCTCGTGGTCAACCTGCTCACCGAGGACAACCTCCCGAGCTACCACCACGAGATCGCGTCCCTCTTCGGCCGTGACGGCGCCTGGGGCACCTGGGTGCACCGCTGGACGGCGGAGGAGGGCCGGCACGGCATCGTGATGCGTGACTACCTTCTCGCCTCGCGCGCGGTGGACCCGGACAAGCTCGAAGCCTTCCGGATGCAGCACATGAGCGAGGGCTTCGAGTCGGACAACCGCCACTCGATGCTGCACTCGGTCGCGTACGTCGCCTTCCAGGAGCTGGCGACCCGCATCTCGCACCGCAACACCGGTCACCAGTCGGGCGACCCGGTCTGCGACCGCATGCTGGCGCGCATCGCGACCGACGAGAACCTGCACATGGTCTTCTACCGCAACCTCCTGAAGGCCGCGTTCGAGCTCGCCCCCGACCTGACCATGCAGGCCGTGCGTGACGTCGTCGTCAACTTCCGCATGCCCGGTCACGGCATGCCCGGCTTCGAGCGCATGGCGGCGCAGATGGCCATCGGCGAGGTCTACAACATGCGCATCCACCACGACGACGTGCTCCAGCCGGTGCTGCGTCACCTCAAGGTCCTGGAGATCGACGGCCTCGGCCCCGAGGGCATCAAGGCCCAGGAGGAGCTCGGCTTCTTCATGGGCGGCCTCGACGCCGAAGCCTCGAAGTTCGACGAGAAGCTCGCCGCCCGCAAGGCCCGGATGGCGGCCCGCGCCGGCGCGTGA
- a CDS encoding LacI family DNA-binding transcriptional regulator yields the protein MTETVSRPTLEAVAARAGVSRATVSRVVNGGDGVREPLVERVRRAVEELGYVPNQAARSLVTRRHDAVAVVIAEPETRVFADPFFALQLRGISKELAANDSQLVLLLTEGRDDHARVARYLAGGHVDGALVFSLHLDDPLPGLIHGAGVPTVFGGRPGWGDGVREAVYVDCDNRGGARQAVRHLLGLGRKNIAHITGALDQTSAVDRLDGYRDVMTDGDPALVATGDFTPAGGERAMRELLERRPDVDAVFVANDLSALGVLRVLREQGRRVPEDVAVIGFDDMLPIAEQTDPPLTTVRQDIEEMGRLMTRLLIGGLEGRAGEAGPASESSGVVLPTTVVRRASA from the coding sequence GTGACCGAGACAGTGTCGCGCCCCACGCTGGAGGCCGTGGCCGCGCGGGCCGGGGTCTCCCGGGCCACCGTGTCGAGGGTCGTGAACGGTGGGGACGGAGTCCGTGAGCCGCTCGTCGAGCGGGTGCGCCGGGCCGTCGAGGAACTCGGATACGTTCCGAACCAGGCCGCCCGCAGCCTCGTCACCCGGCGCCACGACGCCGTCGCCGTCGTCATCGCCGAGCCGGAGACCAGGGTCTTCGCCGACCCCTTCTTCGCGCTCCAGCTCCGCGGCATCAGCAAGGAACTGGCCGCCAACGACTCGCAGTTGGTCCTGCTGCTCACCGAGGGCCGTGACGACCACGCCCGCGTCGCCCGCTACCTCGCCGGCGGTCACGTCGACGGCGCGCTCGTCTTCTCGCTGCACCTCGACGACCCGCTGCCCGGACTCATCCACGGCGCGGGGGTGCCGACCGTGTTCGGCGGAAGGCCCGGCTGGGGCGACGGGGTCCGCGAGGCGGTCTACGTCGACTGCGACAACCGTGGCGGAGCCCGTCAGGCCGTCCGCCATCTCCTCGGCCTCGGCCGGAAGAACATCGCCCACATCACCGGCGCCCTCGACCAGACGTCCGCGGTCGACCGGCTCGACGGCTACCGGGACGTCATGACCGACGGTGACCCGGCGCTCGTCGCGACGGGCGACTTCACCCCCGCCGGCGGCGAACGCGCGATGCGCGAGCTGCTGGAGCGCCGCCCCGACGTGGACGCGGTGTTCGTGGCGAACGACCTGTCGGCCCTCGGCGTGCTGCGCGTCCTGCGTGAGCAGGGACGAAGGGTGCCCGAGGACGTCGCCGTGATCGGCTTCGACGACATGCTGCCGATCGCCGAACAGACCGACCCCCCGCTGACAACGGTCCGTCAGGACATCGAGGAGATGGGCCGGTTGATGACCCGTCTGCTGATCGGCGGGCTGGAGGGCCGGGCCGGGGAGGCGGGCCCGGCGTCCGAGTCCTCCGGAGTGGTCCTGCCGACGACGGTCGTACGCCGGGCCTCGGCGTAG
- a CDS encoding DUF6879 family protein, which produces MARRMWKVGTNSGNDGCPTLYTEPGTDTYVVQGDPVTDPAEVAQLDLADGEAAVTVPRELLANFGPKEPVHVSQLISFEDFSGMFAKLKHSAWRLETRRRYASDETTDTYAQFLAEGRVDWDLDDPWCAGRREQSALGKRFERVRILDEPPTAGQRYLLDNARRNTAVGEDIRVLTRTRAEELGLPREDFWLFDARVVALLHHDDVDNLTEVELITDPVQVLRYAQVREAAWHFAVPYGQFSG; this is translated from the coding sequence ATGGCGCGACGGATGTGGAAAGTCGGCACGAACTCCGGCAACGACGGATGCCCCACTCTCTACACCGAGCCCGGCACCGACACCTACGTCGTGCAGGGCGACCCGGTGACCGACCCCGCCGAAGTGGCGCAGCTCGACCTCGCGGACGGCGAGGCCGCGGTCACCGTGCCCCGCGAGCTGCTCGCCAACTTCGGCCCGAAGGAGCCCGTGCACGTGTCCCAGCTCATCAGCTTCGAGGACTTCAGCGGCATGTTCGCCAAGCTGAAGCACTCCGCCTGGCGCCTGGAGACCCGCCGCCGCTACGCCTCCGACGAGACCACCGACACCTACGCGCAGTTCCTCGCCGAGGGCCGCGTCGACTGGGACCTCGACGACCCGTGGTGCGCCGGCCGCCGCGAACAGTCCGCGCTCGGGAAGCGGTTCGAGCGGGTGCGGATCCTCGACGAGCCGCCCACCGCCGGGCAGCGGTACCTCCTCGACAACGCCCGCCGGAACACCGCGGTGGGCGAAGACATCCGCGTCCTGACCCGCACCCGTGCCGAGGAACTCGGGCTCCCGCGTGAGGACTTCTGGCTCTTCGACGCACGAGTGGTCGCCCTGCTCCACCATGACGACGTCGACAACCTGACCGAGGTCGAGCTGATCACCGATCCCGTGCAGGTGCTCCGCTACGCGCAGGTCCGCGAGGCCGCCTGGCACTTTGCCGTGCCCTACGGCCAGTTCAGCGGGTAG
- a CDS encoding VOC family protein — MLTTRFVNGSPNWLDVGTSDIEGAIAFYGGLFGWRFQSAGPDAGGYGFFQVDGRTVAGGMQITAEQGPPSWHVYFQAEDAEATAKAVEQAKGTVLMPPMDVMGEGHMAMLADKAGVTFGIWQPGRTKGLGTAGEPNSLCWVELVTPDVAAAAAFYNSVFGWETSAAQFPGGTYTCINPAGTEEESMFGGLVPLADDPVEARTGAYWLPYIEVPDTDAVVAKAQELGGTVRMPATDMEGVGRMARIADPYGAHLAVIKSVPRQG, encoded by the coding sequence ATGCTCACCACGCGATTCGTCAACGGCTCCCCGAACTGGCTGGATGTCGGCACGTCCGACATCGAGGGTGCCATCGCCTTCTACGGAGGCCTCTTCGGCTGGCGGTTCCAGTCGGCGGGGCCCGACGCCGGCGGCTACGGCTTCTTCCAGGTCGACGGCAGGACCGTGGCCGGGGGCATGCAGATCACCGCCGAGCAGGGCCCCCCGTCCTGGCACGTCTACTTCCAGGCCGAGGACGCCGAAGCCACCGCCAAGGCCGTCGAGCAGGCCAAGGGCACGGTGCTCATGCCGCCCATGGACGTGATGGGCGAGGGACACATGGCCATGCTCGCCGACAAGGCGGGCGTGACGTTCGGCATCTGGCAGCCGGGCCGGACCAAGGGCCTGGGCACGGCGGGCGAACCGAACTCCCTGTGCTGGGTCGAACTCGTCACCCCGGACGTCGCGGCGGCCGCCGCGTTCTACAACTCGGTCTTCGGATGGGAGACTTCGGCAGCCCAGTTCCCCGGCGGGACCTACACCTGCATCAACCCCGCGGGGACCGAGGAGGAGAGCATGTTCGGCGGCCTGGTGCCGCTGGCCGACGACCCGGTCGAGGCGCGGACGGGGGCGTACTGGCTGCCGTACATCGAGGTCCCCGACACCGACGCGGTGGTCGCCAAGGCCCAGGAACTCGGCGGCACGGTCCGTATGCCCGCCACCGACATGGAGGGCGTCGGCCGCATGGCCAGGATCGCGGATCCGTACGGCGCGCACCTCGCGGTGATCAAGAGCGTGCCCCGGCAGGGCTGA
- a CDS encoding Mbeg1-like protein produces the protein MADSKATRAKKAAGAIGLVTPMGGPVPGEAPRADEEWALPGGSARVYYGQGQRGVVRPVILADGFNLGPSDFDWLWDGLENGRFPFISELRRRGRTLVLVGFDERSESILRNAETMTAAIMRTIAEQLGDARLLVGGFSMGGIVARYALAKMETQRMDHRVAVYASFDSPHRGAWVPIGLQALAHYLADAGDDTYLRQIGSPASQQMLWRHLDALDGTPKESPLRKEFKEQLERVGGWPRIPRLIGVSSGRGDGVGNGVRAGAKALTCAGPLFDGTYFLAQTKGEAAEVAVLNGVLGGPHTITTSGFPELDGAPGGTLESFGIVGDTLKAFGENVDMVHRAVCFVPSVSAVAVRDLDRQENLYVNIDELRPDESDLDDFLLSADNDPHAIMTPEIGEWVLDRLPD, from the coding sequence ATGGCCGACAGCAAGGCCACCAGAGCGAAGAAGGCCGCAGGGGCGATCGGGCTCGTCACTCCGATGGGCGGGCCCGTGCCCGGAGAGGCTCCCCGGGCGGACGAGGAATGGGCGCTGCCGGGCGGCAGCGCGAGGGTGTACTACGGGCAGGGTCAGCGGGGTGTGGTCCGCCCGGTGATCCTGGCCGACGGGTTCAACCTGGGGCCGTCCGACTTCGACTGGCTGTGGGACGGGCTGGAGAACGGCAGGTTCCCGTTCATCAGCGAACTGCGGCGGCGGGGACGCACGCTGGTCCTCGTCGGGTTCGACGAGCGCAGCGAGTCCATCCTGCGCAACGCCGAGACGATGACCGCCGCGATCATGCGGACCATCGCGGAGCAGCTCGGTGACGCCCGGCTGCTCGTCGGCGGGTTCAGCATGGGCGGCATCGTCGCCCGCTACGCGCTGGCCAAGATGGAGACGCAGCGCATGGACCACCGCGTCGCGGTCTACGCGTCGTTCGACAGCCCGCACCGGGGAGCGTGGGTGCCGATCGGACTCCAGGCGCTCGCCCACTACCTCGCCGACGCGGGCGACGACACCTACCTGCGGCAGATCGGCAGCCCGGCCTCGCAGCAGATGCTCTGGCGCCATCTGGACGCTCTCGACGGCACGCCGAAGGAGAGCCCGCTGCGCAAGGAGTTCAAGGAGCAGCTGGAGCGGGTGGGCGGCTGGCCGCGCATCCCGCGTCTGATCGGGGTGTCCAGCGGGCGCGGTGACGGCGTGGGCAACGGGGTGCGGGCCGGGGCCAAGGCCCTGACCTGCGCCGGGCCGCTCTTCGACGGCACGTACTTCCTCGCCCAGACCAAGGGCGAGGCCGCGGAGGTGGCCGTGCTCAACGGCGTCCTCGGCGGGCCGCACACGATCACCACGAGCGGCTTCCCCGAACTGGACGGCGCGCCCGGCGGGACGCTCGAGTCCTTCGGCATCGTCGGGGACACGCTCAAGGCGTTCGGCGAGAACGTCGACATGGTCCACCGGGCCGTGTGCTTCGTCCCCTCGGTCAGCGCGGTCGCCGTCCGCGACCTGGACCGGCAGGAGAACCTGTACGTCAACATCGACGAGCTGCGCCCGGACGAGTCGGATCTCGACGACTTCCTGCTCTCGGCGGACAACGATCCGCACGCGATCATGACGCCGGAGATCGGGGAGTGGGTCCTGGACCGGCTGCCCGACTAG
- a CDS encoding ATP-binding cassette domain-containing protein: MSAHPTSVACTSLSFAWPDGTEVFDDLQVAFGPGITGLVGVNGSGKSTLLKLIAGELTPADGTVRVAGDVGHLPQNVTLDTALRVDEALGIRAVRAALHAIEAGDASEEHFDVVGDDWDVEERARATLGELGLGHIDLDRTIGEVSGGESVLLRLAALLLRRPDVLLLDEPTNNLDLYARQRLYAAVESWSGVMVVVSHDRELLDLADQIADLHSGEVGWYGGNFSAYEEALAAEQEAAERMVRVAESDLKKQKRELVDAQVKLARRKRYGQRMNDQKREPKIVMGARRRSAQESAGKHRLLHEGRLSEAKERLDEAVEAVRDDDLIRVDLPYTAVPPGRTVLTLDRLELQHGARVNGVFDLRGPERVALIGRNGAGKTTLLRTIAGELDPVSGEARAHVPLRFLPQRLDVLDDALSVAENVARYAPAATGNRVRARLARFLFKGAKADQLAETLSGGERFRAALAALMLAEPAPQLLMLDEPTNNLDMASVRQLITALESYEGTLIVASHDMPFLESIGITRRLLLEGGELKEIAPETVGYSS; the protein is encoded by the coding sequence ATGTCAGCGCATCCCACGTCCGTCGCCTGTACCTCCCTGTCCTTCGCCTGGCCCGACGGCACGGAGGTCTTCGACGACCTCCAGGTCGCCTTCGGGCCCGGTATCACCGGGCTCGTCGGCGTCAACGGATCAGGGAAATCAACCCTGTTGAAACTAATCGCCGGAGAACTCACCCCGGCCGACGGCACCGTCCGGGTCGCGGGCGACGTCGGCCATCTGCCGCAGAACGTCACCCTCGACACCGCGCTGCGGGTCGACGAGGCTCTCGGCATCCGCGCGGTCCGCGCCGCCCTGCACGCGATCGAGGCGGGCGACGCGTCCGAGGAGCACTTCGACGTCGTCGGGGACGACTGGGACGTCGAGGAGCGGGCCCGCGCGACCCTCGGCGAACTCGGCCTCGGGCACATCGACCTGGACCGCACGATCGGCGAGGTGTCCGGGGGCGAGTCCGTGCTGCTGCGGCTGGCCGCGCTCCTGCTGCGCCGCCCCGATGTCCTGCTGCTCGACGAACCCACCAACAACCTCGACCTGTACGCGCGGCAACGGCTGTACGCGGCCGTGGAGTCCTGGTCCGGGGTCATGGTCGTGGTCAGTCACGACCGTGAACTCCTCGACCTGGCCGACCAGATCGCCGATCTGCACTCAGGCGAGGTCGGCTGGTACGGCGGGAACTTCTCCGCGTACGAGGAGGCGCTCGCCGCCGAACAGGAGGCGGCGGAGCGCATGGTGCGCGTCGCCGAGTCCGATCTGAAGAAGCAGAAGCGTGAACTGGTCGACGCCCAGGTCAAGTTGGCCCGGCGCAAGCGGTACGGGCAGAGGATGAACGACCAGAAGCGCGAGCCGAAGATCGTCATGGGGGCGCGCAGGCGCTCGGCCCAGGAGTCCGCGGGCAAGCACCGGCTCCTGCACGAGGGCAGACTCAGCGAGGCCAAGGAGCGTCTCGACGAGGCGGTGGAGGCCGTACGGGACGACGATCTGATCCGGGTCGACCTGCCGTACACGGCCGTGCCCCCGGGACGCACCGTCCTGACCCTCGACCGGCTGGAGCTCCAGCACGGCGCGCGGGTGAACGGGGTGTTCGATCTCCGCGGGCCCGAACGGGTCGCGCTCATCGGGCGCAACGGAGCCGGCAAGACGACGCTCCTGCGCACGATCGCCGGGGAGCTGGATCCGGTGTCGGGCGAGGCGCGGGCCCATGTGCCCCTGCGCTTCCTGCCCCAGCGGCTCGACGTCCTGGACGACGCGCTGAGCGTGGCCGAGAACGTGGCCCGGTACGCGCCGGCCGCCACCGGCAACCGGGTCCGGGCCCGTCTCGCCCGCTTCCTGTTCAAGGGGGCGAAGGCCGACCAGCTCGCGGAGACGCTCTCCGGCGGCGAGCGCTTCCGCGCGGCGCTCGCGGCCCTGATGCTGGCCGAGCCCGCCCCGCAGCTCCTCATGCTCGACGAACCGACGAACAACCTGGACATGGCGAGCGTCCGGCAGCTCATCACCGCCCTGGAGTCGTACGAGGGGACGCTGATCGTCGCCAGCCACGACATGCCGTTCCTGGAGTCGATCGGCATCACGCGACGGCTGCTGCTGGAAGGAGGAGAACTGAAAGAAATCGCTCCGGAAACTGTCGGGTATTCCTCATAG
- the ligD gene encoding non-homologous end-joining DNA ligase, which translates to MGDAVELEAAGRSVRLSSPDKIFFPERGFTKLDLAQYYLAVGEGILRALRNRPTTLERYPDGVTGESFFQKRAPKNMPDWIPTAHITFPSGRSADEMCPTEPAAVLWAAQFGTLTFHPWPVRRDDVDSPDELRIDLDPQPGTDYADAVRAAHELREVLHEYGGLRGWPKTSGGRGLHVFVPIQPRWTFTQVRRAAIAVGRELERRMPDQVTTAWWKEERGEKIFVDYNQTARDRTIASAYSVRPRPHAPVSAPLRWDEVQDARPRDFDLATMPKRFAELGDVHADMDDHAFSLEALLELASRDEHDHGLGDLPYPPEYPKMPGEPKRVQPSRAKHEEAKPSGD; encoded by the coding sequence ATGGGCGATGCGGTGGAACTCGAAGCGGCCGGGCGGAGCGTTCGTCTGTCCAGTCCGGACAAGATCTTCTTTCCGGAGCGCGGCTTCACCAAGCTGGATCTGGCCCAGTACTACCTCGCCGTCGGCGAGGGCATCCTGCGCGCCCTGCGCAACCGCCCCACCACGCTGGAGCGCTACCCGGACGGAGTGACCGGCGAGTCCTTCTTCCAGAAGCGGGCGCCCAAGAACATGCCCGACTGGATCCCGACCGCGCACATCACCTTCCCCAGCGGCCGCAGCGCCGACGAGATGTGCCCCACCGAGCCCGCCGCCGTGCTGTGGGCGGCGCAGTTCGGCACCCTCACCTTCCATCCCTGGCCGGTCCGCCGCGACGACGTCGACAGCCCCGACGAACTGCGCATCGACCTCGACCCGCAGCCCGGCACGGACTACGCCGACGCGGTGCGCGCCGCCCACGAACTGCGCGAGGTCCTGCACGAGTACGGCGGTCTGCGGGGCTGGCCCAAGACCTCGGGGGGCCGCGGGCTGCACGTCTTCGTGCCGATCCAGCCGCGCTGGACCTTCACCCAGGTGCGCCGGGCCGCCATCGCCGTCGGGCGCGAGCTCGAACGCCGTATGCCGGACCAGGTCACCACGGCGTGGTGGAAGGAGGAGAGGGGCGAGAAGATCTTCGTGGACTACAACCAGACCGCCCGGGACCGCACCATCGCCTCCGCCTACTCCGTACGGCCCCGCCCGCACGCCCCGGTCTCCGCACCGCTGCGCTGGGACGAGGTGCAGGACGCCAGACCCCGGGACTTCGACCTGGCGACCATGCCGAAGCGCTTCGCCGAACTCGGCGACGTGCACGCCGACATGGACGACCACGCCTTCTCACTGGAGGCCCTGCTGGAACTCGCCAGCCGCGACGAGCACGACCACGGCCTCGGCGACCTCCCGTATCCGCCCGAGTACCCGAAGATGCCGGGCGAGCCCAAGCGGGTGCAGCCGAGCCGGGCGAAGCACGAGGAAGCCAAGCCCTCGGGCGACTGA
- the ddaH gene encoding dimethylargininase yields MPSQKALVRRPGPRLAEGLVTHVERTVVDVDLAAEQWEAYTEALRTHGWETVEVDPADDCPDSVFVEDAVVVFRNVALITRPGAETRRAETPGVEEAVARLGCSVNWIWDPGTLDGGDVLKVGDTIYVGRSGRTNAAGVQQLRAVFEPLGARVVAVPVSKVLHLKSAVTALPDGTVIGHEPLVDTPSLFPRFLAVPEESGAHVVLLGGGKVLMAASAPKTAELLADLGHEPVVVDIGEFEKLEGCVTCLSVRLRELYA; encoded by the coding sequence GTGCCCAGTCAGAAAGCGCTCGTACGCCGGCCCGGCCCCCGCCTCGCGGAGGGGCTGGTCACCCACGTGGAACGCACGGTGGTGGACGTGGATCTCGCGGCCGAGCAGTGGGAGGCGTACACCGAGGCGCTGCGCACGCACGGCTGGGAGACCGTGGAGGTGGACCCGGCCGACGACTGCCCGGACTCGGTGTTCGTCGAGGACGCCGTCGTCGTCTTCCGCAACGTCGCCCTCATCACCCGTCCCGGCGCCGAGACCCGCCGCGCCGAGACCCCGGGGGTCGAGGAGGCGGTCGCGCGCCTCGGCTGCTCGGTGAACTGGATCTGGGATCCGGGCACCCTCGACGGGGGTGACGTCCTGAAGGTCGGCGACACGATCTACGTCGGCCGCAGCGGCCGGACGAACGCGGCCGGCGTCCAGCAGCTGCGAGCGGTCTTCGAACCGCTCGGGGCGCGGGTCGTCGCGGTCCCCGTCAGCAAGGTGCTGCACCTGAAGTCGGCGGTCACCGCGCTGCCCGACGGAACGGTGATCGGACACGAGCCCCTCGTGGACACTCCGTCGCTCTTCCCGCGCTTCCTGGCGGTGCCGGAGGAGTCCGGGGCGCACGTGGTGCTCCTGGGCGGCGGCAAGGTGCTGATGGCGGCGTCCGCCCCGAAGACCGCGGAGCTGCTCGCCGACCTCGGCCACGAGCCCGTCGTGGTGGACATCGGCGAGTTCGAGAAGCTCGAAGGCTGCGTGACGTGTCTGTCGGTGAGGCTCCGGGAGCTGTACGCCTGA
- a CDS encoding GPP34 family phosphoprotein, with the protein MPNGPLSLPARLHLLAWDTTKGRITGSTHLHHLVRAGALTELAQRGLLVDDEGIVTPVDADSRTGDVVLDGLLELVSESRPRGWKPWVTCRARYTLDAVRAQLVAEGYLRAERKRVLGLFPSVEYELDRVPAVEALRARAREVLEGPVPVAEVDDRDAALVALATAAELRTFASARERRLHRVRIEALAERGGAAAPALRKVIQDVRTAVVVAATTAASTSAATTTAS; encoded by the coding sequence GTGCCGAACGGCCCGCTCTCGTTGCCCGCCCGGCTCCACCTCCTGGCGTGGGACACCACGAAGGGGAGGATCACCGGGTCCACCCACCTCCATCACCTGGTGCGCGCCGGCGCCCTCACCGAGCTCGCCCAGCGCGGGCTGCTCGTCGACGACGAGGGAATCGTCACCCCCGTCGACGCCGACTCGCGGACGGGTGACGTCGTGCTCGACGGCCTCCTGGAGCTCGTGTCGGAGTCCCGGCCCCGCGGGTGGAAGCCGTGGGTCACCTGCCGCGCCCGGTACACCCTGGACGCCGTACGCGCCCAGCTCGTCGCCGAGGGATATCTGCGGGCGGAGCGGAAGCGGGTCCTCGGGCTCTTCCCGTCCGTCGAGTACGAGCTGGACCGGGTGCCCGCGGTCGAGGCCCTGCGCGCCCGGGCACGGGAGGTGCTGGAGGGGCCCGTGCCCGTCGCCGAGGTCGACGACCGCGACGCGGCCCTCGTCGCGCTGGCCACCGCCGCCGAGCTCCGCACCTTCGCGTCGGCCAGGGAACGCAGGCTCCACCGGGTCCGGATCGAAGCACTCGCCGAACGTGGTGGCGCGGCGGCTCCCGCCCTGCGCAAGGTCATCCAGGACGTCCGTACGGCGGTGGTCGTGGCGGCCACCACGGCAGCCTCCACGAGCGCGGCGACGACCACGGCGAGCTGA
- a CDS encoding helix-turn-helix transcriptional regulator: MATDFQQAREALGRRLRELRGQRTQRDLAAVLEWPQAKVSKLETGRQTATTDDVTAWAAAVDAPETAGELTARLQGLETHTRSWRRQLRAGHRPVQDVLTIEYERSTELRAWQGSMVVGMLQTPDYARAVFTRYAELHQSPRDVEDAVRARVRRQELLYQPGRTFHLLLWEAALHAGVAPPDVLAAQLDRLCSAIGLDTVRLGIVPIGAQVGVPPANSFWLYDDRLTVVEDWHAELWLNDTDSCALYRRVWDTLDQAAVYGTHARRLIARARSQFTDRP; encoded by the coding sequence GTGGCAACGGACTTCCAGCAGGCCCGCGAGGCGCTCGGCCGCCGGCTCCGTGAGTTGCGCGGCCAGCGCACCCAACGGGACCTGGCGGCCGTGCTGGAGTGGCCGCAGGCCAAGGTCTCCAAGCTGGAGACCGGGCGGCAGACCGCCACCACGGACGACGTCACCGCGTGGGCCGCAGCTGTAGATGCTCCGGAGACGGCCGGGGAACTCACCGCCCGGCTCCAGGGCCTGGAGACGCACACGCGGTCCTGGCGGCGCCAACTGCGGGCCGGGCACCGGCCGGTGCAGGACGTCCTCACCATCGAGTACGAGCGCTCCACGGAGCTGCGCGCGTGGCAGGGCTCCATGGTCGTCGGCATGCTCCAGACCCCGGACTACGCGCGCGCCGTGTTCACCCGGTACGCGGAGCTGCACCAGTCGCCCCGCGACGTCGAGGACGCCGTCCGCGCCCGGGTCCGGCGGCAAGAGCTGCTGTACCAGCCGGGCCGCACCTTCCACCTCTTGCTCTGGGAGGCCGCGCTGCACGCGGGCGTCGCCCCACCGGACGTCCTGGCCGCGCAGCTGGACCGCCTCTGCAGCGCGATCGGCCTCGACACCGTCCGCCTCGGCATCGTCCCCATCGGCGCGCAGGTCGGCGTCCCGCCGGCCAACTCGTTCTGGCTCTACGACGACCGCCTCACGGTCGTCGAGGACTGGCACGCCGAGCTGTGGCTGAACGACACCGACAGCTGCGCCCTCTACCGCCGCGTGTGGGACACCCTCGACCAGGCCGCGGTCTACGGGACCCACGCCCGGCGGCTCATCGCCCGGGCCCGGAGTCAGTTCACGGACCGCCCGTAA
- a CDS encoding WhiB family transcriptional regulator, with amino-acid sequence MYSQTIAPSDLAWQEQALCAQTGADFFFPEPGSSVRDAKRICGMCPMRPACLDYALSNDERFGVWGGLSEKERLGLRRALE; translated from the coding sequence ATGTACTCGCAAACCATCGCTCCGTCCGACCTCGCCTGGCAGGAGCAGGCGTTGTGCGCGCAGACGGGGGCGGACTTCTTCTTTCCCGAGCCGGGCAGCTCGGTCCGTGACGCGAAGCGCATCTGCGGGATGTGCCCGATGCGGCCCGCCTGCCTCGACTACGCGCTGAGCAACGACGAGCGCTTCGGTGTGTGGGGCGGACTCTCCGAGAAGGAACGGCTCGGCCTGCGGCGCGCCCTGGAGTGA